A window from Strongyloides ratti genome assembly S_ratti_ED321, scaffold srae_scaffold0000003 encodes these proteins:
- a CDS encoding Helitron helicase-like domain-containing protein yields MRRNNNEDIFNPDAERETSARILKSLTGGPKWYKFKEQNALAVQRHFGKPHLFITFTCNPKWPEIINSLPEGFKSTGRPDIVIRVFSLKLMELITMLRHGLFGEEEYLFYSVEVQKRGLPHAHILLRIKEFEKNTSTIDKIIYAEISDSKHDKALYDIVVKNMLHQNCNEMKKKSTRWNLSKNKCSKNFPKKFVKETYIDKISGKVHYKRRDNRNKNIILLDNRKIDNSYVVPYNPTLLRYYNSHINVEIVNQVLAVSYLFKYFVKDGETNKVNVEMLYNDNNKDEVSAYQNVRCVGPTDVTWKIFEFPIVCNTVTVEVLYIHEKPKNENSKVYLNENNDFLYGADINNDTDALIHLMTANTIGKSKLMAYFDLIKNEKNKENPDTSVLNLTFENVSTIFKWNPLYPKDDNTIPRHKKGAWIKRINKRKAIGCIVSISKENKELFAMRSFLIHRKGITSFEDLKTIENIEFPTYTDAAKYLNLMEHGVLELNHFIELKNLLTLQEFINAFVIYICFDPDFKKHKKIFDLHKDFMNQIYIRRYSENNLGISINEEIVKYRANNHLLYDISLKLSANGFNLL; encoded by the coding sequence ATGAGGAGAAACAATAATGAAGACATTTTTAACCCAGATGCTGAAAGAGAAACTTCAgcaagaattttaaaatcattaactGGGGGACCCAAATGGTATAAATTCAAAGAACAGAATGCATTAGCTGTTCAACGCCATTTTGGTAAACCACATctatttattacatttacATGCAATCCAAAATGGccagaaataataaattcatTACCAGAAGGATTCAAATCAACAGGTAGGCCGGACATTGTTATTAGagtattttcattaaaactTATGGAATTAATAACAATGTTACGGCATGGTCTTTTTGGAGAAGAAGAATATTTATTCTATTCTGTTGAAGTACAAAAAAGAGGTCTTCCTCATGCTCATATTCTTCTTCGtataaaagaatttgaaaaaaacaCTTCAACAATtgacaaaattatttatgctGAAATATCTGATTCTAAGCATGATAAAGCTTTATACGATATTGTTGTTAAGAACATGCTTCATCAAAATTGTaatgaaatgaaaaaaaaatctacaCGTTGGAATttgtcaaaaaataaatgttcaaaaaattttccaaaaaaatttgtaaaagagacatatatagataaaataagTGGAAAAGTCCATTATAAAAGAAGagataatagaaataaaaatattattttattagataatagaaaaattgaCAACAGTTATGTTGTGCCATATAATCCAACTTTATTAAGATATTATAATTCACATATAAATGTAGAAATTGTTAATCAAGTTTTAGCTGTTTcttatttattcaaatattttgtaaaagatGGAGAAACAAATAAAGTAAATGTAGAAATGCtgtataatgataataacaAGGATGAAGTATCAGCATATCAAAATGTAAGATGTGTTGGACCAACTGATGTAACATGgaaaatatttgaatttcCAATTGTATGCAACACAGTTACTGTTGAAGTATTATATATTCATGAAAAGCCcaaaaatgaaaatagtaaagtatatttaaatgaaaataatgattttttatatggtgctgatattaataatgatactGATGCCTTAATTCATCTAATGACAGCAAACACAATTGgtaaatcaaaattaatggcatattttgatttgataaaaaatgaaaaaaataaagaaaaccCTGATACAAGTGTTCttaatttaacatttgaAAATGTTTCAACTATCTTTAAATGGAATCCATTATATCCAAAAGATGATAATACAATACCACGCCATAAAAAAGGTGCATggattaaaagaattaataaaagaaaagcAATTGGTTGTATAGTATCAATTtctaaagaaaataaagaattatttgCAATGAGaagttttttaattcataGAAAAGGTATTACATCTTTTGAGGATTTGAAAACTATAGAGAATATAGAATTTCCAACATACACAGATGCAgctaaatatttaaatttaatggaACATGGTGTTTTAGAgttaaatcattttattgaattgaaaaatttattaactcTTCAAGAATTTATCAATGCATTTGTTATTTACATATGTTTTGATcctgattttaaaaaacataaaaaaatatttgatctACATAAAGATTTTATGaatcaaatttatataagaAGATACagtgaaaataatttaggaATCTCTATCAATGAAgaaatagtaaaatataGAGCTAATAATCATTTGCTTTATGATattagtttaaaattatctgCAAATGGTTTTAACTTATTGTAG
- a CDS encoding DNA helicase family and P-loop containing nucleoside triphosphate hydrolase domain-containing protein, whose translation MIYKETIETLVNMQKLLKCKTLDSKKTFFIQQMLHTSLDLKIPRSFTRHQYPVKLGFCITINKSQCRTLDKIILYLDEDRLFSHDQLYVALSRVRALSEVVVKWSYQQLPNKKSKDKNVIIKKIIKLVTKTISQKPLA comes from the coding sequence atgatttacaAAGAAACTATTGAAACATTAGTTAATAtgcaaaaattattaaagtgTAAAACATTAGATagtaaaaaaactttttttattcaacaAATGTTACATACCTCCttagatttaaaaataccTAGATCTTTTACAAGACATCAGTATCCAGTAAAACTTGGATTTTGTATTACTATCAATAAATCACAATGTCGAACTTTAGATAAAATCATTTTGTACCTTGATGAAGATAGACTTTTTTCACATGACCAATTATATGTTGCACTTAGCCGTGTTAGAGCATTATCTGAAGTTGTGGTTAAATGGTCATACCAACAACttccaaataaaaaaagcaaagataaaaatgttattataaaaaaaataataaaacttgtTACAAAAACGATTTCTCAAAAACCACTTGCTTAA
- a CDS encoding Astacin-like metalloendopeptidase: MAELINLSNQLNNVQVSSADDKKEIEITPRGNPSLYQGDMLLTEQQASYLIDEAKLKIEAKKSNKTGSDVDKEIVEKLKKNRAYKKDSRSKWSFPIPYFIEAGVEQTVVDNALKNIAKETCVTFKKSAPFNNKPGLRIYKGPGCWSWIGPKSDNKPQDVSIGNGCEWNGIVQHEVLHALGVFHEQSRPDRDDYIGLNLNNVLPKQRYNYDKSSIASTETFGLPYDYGSVMQYDKKSFSSNGGLTMIPKNKDYLNTIGQFDKMQFNDIKLINLALCSGRCKGGVKCRNGGYENPTNCGTCKCPSMFEGNTCDKIRSNPSECGQGNGISASDSFKNFKLQGVKDCVFFIGATGGKKPQIVIEKGKFNGTERCFPGIALEVKFNKDVTITGPTFCGSIQNKQITAEGSQLLIHYVGTRQDHFLELKYRSV; the protein is encoded by the coding sequence ATGGctgaattaattaatttaagtAATCAACTTAATAATGTACAAGTTTCAAGTGCagatgataaaaaagaaattgaaatAACACCAAGAGGAAATCCATCTTTGTATCAAGGAGATATGCTTTTAACAGAACAACAAGCATCTTATTTAATTGATGAagcaaaattaaaaatagaagcaaaaaaatcaaataaaacaGGAAGTGATGTTGATAAAGAAATCGTtgaaaaacttaaaaaaaatagagcTTACAAAAAAGATTCACGTTCCAAATGGAGTTTTCCAATTCCATACTTTATTGAAGCTGGTGTTGAACAAACTGTTGTAGATAATgctcttaaaaatattgcaAAAGAAACTTGtgttacatttaaaaaatctgctccatttaataataaaccaGGTCTTAGAATTTATAAAGGACCAGGTTGTTGGTCATGGATAGGACCAAAATCTGATAATAAACCACAAGATGTAAGTATTGGTAATGGATGTGAATGGAATGGTATTGTTCAACATGAAGTTTTACATGCATTAGGTGTTTTTCATGAACAATCAAGACCAGATAGAGATGATTATATTGGTCTCAAtcttaataatgttttaccAAAACAAAGATATAACTATGATAAATCTTCAATTGCTTCAACTGAAACTTTTGGTCTTCCTTATGATTATGGTTCGGTTATgcaatatgataaaaaatcattttcttCAAATGGTGGACTTACTATGATtccaaaaaataaagattatttaaatacaattGGACAATTTGACAAAATgcaatttaatgatattaaactTATTAATTTAGCTTTATGTTCAGGAAGATGTAAAGGAGGTGTTAAATGTAGAAATGGAGGTTATGAAAATCCAACAAACTGTGGTACATGTAAATGTCCAAGTATGTTTGAAGGAAACACTTGTGACAAGATTCGTTCAAATCCATCAGAATGTGGTCAAGGTAATGGTATATCAGCATCtgattcttttaaaaattttaaacttcaAGGTGTTAAAGATTGTGTCTTTTTCATTGGTGCCACAGGTGGTAAAAAACCTCAAATTGTTATAGAAAAAGGAAAATTCAATGGAACAGAACGTTGTTTCCCTGGAATTGCTCTTgaagttaaatttaataaagatGTAACTATTACTGGTCCAACATTTTGTGGATCTATccaaaataaacaaataactGCTGAAGGATCTCAATTGCTTATCCATTATGTTGGTACACGTCAAGATCACTTTTTGGAACTTAAATATCGTTCAGTTTaa